One window of Gammaproteobacteria bacterium genomic DNA carries:
- a CDS encoding DUF1244 domain-containing protein, translating to MDDKTRIELEAAAFRGLVQHLQRRTDVQNIDLMNLAGFCRNCLAKWYAAAAKERGIELSYDDARRVVYGMPYDEWRRQHQQDATAEQQQKFEETKPLHAHISGH from the coding sequence GTGGACGATAAAACCCGCATTGAGCTCGAAGCCGCCGCCTTCCGCGGACTCGTGCAACATCTGCAACGTCGTACCGACGTGCAGAATATCGACTTGATGAACCTCGCCGGCTTTTGTCGCAATTGCTTAGCGAAGTGGTATGCCGCGGCCGCCAAGGAACGTGGCATCGAGCTCAGCTATGACGACGCACGTCGTGTGGTGTACGGTATGCCGTACGACGAGTGGCGTCGTCAGCATCAGCAAGACGCGACGGCGGAGCAACAACAGAAATTCGAAGAGACCAAACCGCTGCACGCCCACATCAGCGGACATTAA
- the rlmKL gene encoding bifunctional 23S rRNA (guanine(2069)-N(7))-methyltransferase RlmK/23S rRNA (guanine(2445)-N(2))-methyltransferase RlmL, giving the protein MSLSNNYFASCPKGIEALLADELRALGLDGVRETRAGVAFDGRLEQAYRVCLWSRLASRVLLPLARFPAASADALYQGTQSITWSEHINASGTLAVDASVSQSAINHSHFAALKIKDAIVDQMRAAFGTRPSIDTERPDIRLNLYLNRDEATLSLDLSGDSLHRRGYRAHGVEAPLKENLAAAILLRAGWAAQAADGAPLVDLMCGSGTLPIEAALIAGDIAPGLLRPYFGFLYWLGHDAATWEALLTEARERRNAGLARIPNIRGYDSDTRAVQAARKNAERADLYDFVTFEVRALVENVAETDTPAGLAIANPPYGERLGEAHELPALYKELGDTLKRYYAGWRAAVFTGNAELGHDLGLRAHRMHTLYNGAIECRLLRFEVTPEWYHRERVVITSPEQLGSGAEMFANRLRKNLKHFGRWAERQDFGAYRLYDADLHEYNLAIDVYEGDRRRVHVQEYQAPASIDERLAQRRLKHALTVIPMVLEIPPEQLYFKVRRQQKGHSQYEKLSESGLFHQVREGACRFQVNFTDYLDTGLFLDHRPTRLLLGELARGRRFLNLFGYTGTATVHAALGGAASTTTVDMSNTYLDWAQRNFDLNGIYGPTHELIQADVLKWLEQNQNRRYDLIFLDPPTFSRSKRMDDTLDTQRDHVGLIRATAALLEPDGILIFSTNYQRFKLAVDELSGFAIDDITHRTIPEDFKRNARIHQCFRIARSAK; this is encoded by the coding sequence TTGTCACTCTCCAACAACTATTTTGCGAGCTGCCCGAAGGGCATTGAAGCGCTGTTAGCCGACGAATTGCGCGCCCTCGGCCTCGACGGCGTACGCGAAACACGCGCCGGCGTCGCCTTCGACGGCCGGCTCGAACAAGCCTATCGCGTTTGCTTATGGTCGCGGCTCGCAAGCCGCGTGCTGTTACCGCTGGCACGCTTTCCTGCCGCCAGCGCCGATGCACTTTACCAAGGTACGCAATCGATCACTTGGAGCGAGCACATAAACGCTAGCGGCACGCTCGCGGTCGATGCCAGTGTCTCGCAATCGGCGATCAATCATTCGCACTTTGCCGCACTAAAAATAAAAGACGCGATCGTCGACCAGATGCGCGCCGCTTTCGGCACGCGCCCCTCGATCGACACCGAGCGGCCGGACATCCGCCTGAACCTCTATTTGAACCGCGACGAAGCTACGTTGAGCCTCGATCTGTCCGGCGACAGCTTGCACCGCCGCGGCTATCGCGCTCACGGCGTCGAGGCGCCGCTTAAAGAAAATCTGGCGGCAGCGATTCTGCTGCGCGCCGGCTGGGCGGCACAAGCGGCCGACGGCGCACCGCTGGTGGATCTGATGTGCGGCTCGGGCACGTTACCGATCGAAGCCGCGCTCATCGCCGGCGATATCGCCCCGGGGCTGTTGCGGCCCTATTTTGGTTTTCTTTATTGGCTCGGCCATGACGCTGCCACTTGGGAGGCGTTGTTGACCGAGGCGCGCGAGCGACGTAACGCCGGCCTTGCGCGCATTCCCAATATTCGCGGCTACGACAGCGACACCCGCGCGGTGCAGGCAGCGCGCAAGAACGCCGAACGCGCCGACCTCTACGACTTCGTGACGTTCGAGGTTCGCGCACTGGTAGAAAACGTCGCCGAAACCGATACACCTGCCGGCCTCGCCATCGCCAATCCGCCCTACGGCGAACGCCTTGGCGAGGCGCACGAGCTACCGGCGCTCTACAAAGAGCTGGGCGACACGTTAAAGCGTTACTACGCCGGCTGGCGCGCGGCCGTGTTTACCGGCAACGCCGAGCTCGGCCATGATCTGGGACTGCGTGCCCATCGGATGCACACGCTCTACAACGGCGCGATTGAATGCCGGTTATTGCGCTTTGAAGTGACGCCGGAGTGGTACCACCGTGAACGCGTGGTCATTACGTCGCCCGAGCAATTGGGCAGTGGCGCCGAGATGTTCGCCAATCGATTGCGCAAAAATCTAAAACACTTCGGCCGCTGGGCCGAGCGTCAGGACTTCGGCGCGTATCGGCTGTACGACGCCGATCTGCACGAGTACAACCTGGCCATCGATGTCTACGAAGGCGATCGCCGCCGCGTGCACGTACAGGAATATCAAGCGCCGGCGAGCATCGATGAACGCCTGGCGCAACGCCGGCTGAAGCATGCCTTAACCGTGATCCCCATGGTGTTGGAGATTCCGCCGGAGCAGCTCTACTTCAAAGTACGCCGGCAACAAAAAGGCCATAGCCAATACGAGAAGCTCAGTGAGAGCGGCCTGTTTCATCAAGTGCGCGAAGGCGCTTGCCGCTTTCAGGTGAACTTCACCGATTATCTCGACACCGGCCTATTCCTCGATCATCGGCCGACACGCCTGCTACTCGGCGAACTCGCGCGCGGTCGACGCTTCTTGAACCTGTTCGGCTACACCGGCACGGCGACCGTGCACGCCGCGCTCGGCGGTGCCGCCTCCACTACTACCGTCGACATGTCGAATACTTATCTCGACTGGGCGCAGCGCAATTTCGATTTGAACGGCATCTACGGACCGACGCATGAATTGATTCAAGCGGACGTTTTGAAATGGCTAGAGCAGAATCAGAACCGGCGCTACGACCTGATCTTCCTCGATCCGCCGACGTTCTCGCGTTCTAAGCGCATGGACGACACACTCGACACGCAGCGCGATCACGTCGGCCTCATTCGCGCCACGGCGGCGTTGCTCGAACCTGACGGCATTCTGATTTTTTCGACCAACTATCAGCGCTTCAAACTGGCGGTCGACGAGCTCAGCGGGTTCGCCATCGACGACATCACACACCGCACTATCCCCGAGGACTTCAAGCGCAACGCCCGCATTCATCAGTGCTTTCGCATCGCCCGCTCGGCAAAATAA
- the pckA gene encoding phosphoenolpyruvate carboxykinase (ATP) — protein MKQKLSSHQTIGLEHLGLSGLGDVYWNLSAPALYEHAIRRGEGLIAADGPLVVRTGQHTGRSANDKYFVREPASEKEIWWGKINQSITPEQFRKLHARITSYLKSKDVYVRDGYCGADPTHRLPIRIVTEYAWHSLFASNLFIPSDGSTPSTPPFTVIDAPGCLANPKEDGTRSETFIVVNLSQRLVLIGGTSYAGEIKKSIFTVMNYLMPFADTLPMHCSANIGKDGNTALFFGLSGTGKTTLSADGSRVLIGDDEHGWSSNGVFNFEGGCYAKMIRLSPTAEPEIYATTRRFGTVLENVVLDETRRTLDLDSDTLTENTRGAYPISFIPNTSETGRGGHPKHVIFLTADAFGVLPPVSRLTRAQALYHFLLGYTAKIAGTEKGITEPTPNFSACYGAPFMPLHPQRYAELLGQRIDQHKPHVWLINTGWSGGAYGVGKRISIAHTRAMVHAVLDGRLDDVPVNIHPVFGLQMPTECPGVPREVLDPRNTWADKAAYDAQAKQLAGRFAEKFREFADQVSPDVRAAAVAAG, from the coding sequence ATGAAGCAGAAGTTATCGAGTCACCAAACCATTGGCCTGGAACACCTCGGATTAAGTGGACTGGGCGATGTGTATTGGAATCTTTCGGCACCGGCGCTCTATGAGCACGCCATCCGCCGCGGCGAAGGCCTAATTGCCGCCGACGGTCCGCTGGTGGTGCGTACCGGTCAACATACCGGCCGCTCGGCTAACGACAAATATTTCGTGCGCGAGCCGGCCAGCGAGAAGGAAATCTGGTGGGGCAAAATCAACCAATCCATCACGCCGGAGCAATTTCGTAAGCTGCACGCCAGGATCACGTCTTATCTCAAAAGTAAGGACGTTTATGTGCGCGATGGTTATTGCGGCGCCGACCCGACGCATCGTTTGCCAATCCGCATCGTCACCGAATATGCGTGGCACAGCCTGTTCGCCAGTAATTTGTTCATACCGTCGGATGGCAGCACGCCGTCGACACCGCCGTTTACGGTTATCGATGCACCCGGCTGCCTAGCCAATCCCAAGGAAGACGGTACCCGCTCCGAGACGTTCATCGTCGTCAATCTATCGCAGCGGCTCGTACTCATCGGCGGCACCAGCTATGCCGGCGAGATCAAGAAATCGATCTTTACCGTCATGAACTATCTGATGCCGTTTGCCGACACGCTGCCGATGCATTGCTCGGCCAATATCGGTAAGGACGGCAATACCGCGTTGTTCTTCGGCCTAAGCGGCACGGGCAAAACGACACTTTCGGCCGACGGCTCGCGCGTGCTGATCGGCGACGACGAGCACGGCTGGAGCAGCAACGGCGTGTTCAACTTCGAAGGCGGTTGCTACGCCAAGATGATCCGACTGTCGCCGACCGCCGAACCGGAGATTTACGCGACCACGCGGCGTTTCGGCACAGTACTGGAAAACGTCGTGCTCGACGAAACCCGGCGCACGCTCGACCTCGACAGCGATACATTGACCGAGAACACGCGCGGCGCTTATCCGATCTCGTTCATTCCCAATACCAGCGAGACTGGCCGCGGCGGCCATCCGAAGCACGTCATCTTCCTGACCGCCGATGCCTTCGGCGTGCTACCGCCGGTCTCGCGGCTGACGCGGGCGCAAGCGCTGTACCATTTCTTGCTCGGCTACACCGCTAAGATCGCCGGCACCGAGAAGGGCATTACCGAGCCGACGCCTAATTTCAGCGCCTGCTACGGCGCGCCATTCATGCCACTCCATCCGCAACGTTACGCCGAGCTACTCGGTCAACGGATCGACCAACACAAACCGCATGTGTGGCTCATTAATACCGGCTGGAGCGGCGGCGCTTACGGTGTCGGCAAACGCATCAGCATCGCCCACACTCGCGCTATGGTTCATGCCGTGCTCGACGGACGCTTGGACGATGTACCGGTCAACATCCATCCGGTCTTTGGGTTGCAGATGCCGACCGAGTGCCCGGGCGTGCCACGCGAAGTCCTGGACCCGCGAAACACCTGGGCGGATAAGGCGGCTTATGATGCCCAAGCCAAGCAATTGGCCGGGCGTTTCGCCGAAAAATTCCGGGAATTTGCCGACCAAGTTTCACCCGACGTCCGGGCGGCGGCGGTGGCGGCCGGTTAA
- a CDS encoding cold-shock protein, with product MITGTVKWFNESKGFGFITPKDGGKDVFVHYSAIRGNGFKSLAEGQQVTFEIQQTPKGPAATNVVPA from the coding sequence GTGATTACAGGCACTGTGAAGTGGTTTAACGAGAGCAAGGGCTTCGGCTTTATTACCCCCAAGGATGGTGGCAAAGACGTATTTGTTCATTATTCCGCCATCCGCGGAAACGGGTTCAAAAGCCTGGCTGAAGGCCAGCAGGTAACGTTCGAAATTCAGCAGACCCCTAAGGGTCCTGCGGCTACCAACGTAGTTCCCGCCTGA
- a CDS encoding LOG family protein, whose protein sequence is MTERRRHSVKAYDNQNFINGPDARALRILAEYLEPAARFDHYRIDDTIVFMGSARTLSREQAEQELAQANAGNGDIKRAEMRLEQSQYYEASRELARRFTEWSKKLDPEERRFVVCTGGGPGIMEAANRGASEARGTNVGLTISIPVEEFDNRYVTRELAFHFHYFFMRKFWFAYLAKAVIVFPGGFGTLDELFELLTLLQTHKIRKHLPIVLYGTKYWDELINFDALVKYGNIDAADLKLFYPTDSIDDAYEYIVKQLTEHAVAKPGATL, encoded by the coding sequence ATGACTGAGAGACGTCGCCATTCGGTAAAAGCTTACGATAACCAAAACTTCATCAACGGCCCCGACGCCCGTGCGTTGCGTATTCTCGCCGAGTATTTAGAACCGGCGGCCCGCTTCGACCATTACCGCATCGACGACACCATCGTTTTCATGGGTTCGGCGCGCACGCTGTCGCGCGAGCAGGCCGAGCAGGAGTTGGCGCAGGCCAACGCCGGCAACGGCGATATCAAGCGCGCCGAAATGCGTTTGGAACAATCGCAATACTACGAAGCGTCGCGCGAGTTGGCGCGACGCTTCACCGAGTGGTCGAAGAAGCTCGATCCGGAAGAGCGCCGCTTCGTCGTCTGCACCGGCGGCGGTCCCGGCATCATGGAGGCCGCCAACCGCGGCGCCTCCGAGGCGCGCGGCACCAACGTCGGCTTGACGATCTCGATTCCGGTGGAAGAGTTCGACAACCGCTACGTCACGCGCGAGTTGGCGTTTCACTTTCACTACTTCTTCATGCGCAAGTTTTGGTTCGCCTACCTCGCCAAGGCCGTGATCGTGTTCCCCGGCGGCTTCGGCACGCTCGACGAGCTGTTCGAGCTGTTGACGCTGTTGCAGACCCATAAGATTCGCAAGCATTTGCCGATCGTGTTGTACGGCACCAAATATTGGGACGAGCTCATTAACTTCGATGCGCTCGTGAAGTACGGCAACATCGACGCCGCCGATCTGAAGCTGTTTTATCCGACCGACTCGATCGACGATGCTTACGAGTACATCGTCAAGCAATTGACCGAGCATGCAGTGGCGAAGCCGGGGGCGACGCTTTAA
- a CDS encoding GNAT family N-acetyltransferase, which produces MRFRIAAYTPGQEAQIVALISSIQRTEFGIDITPQQQPDLQSIPSFYQTGAGNFWVALADSAVVGTIALKDIGAGDAALRKMFVEPRWRGRDAGVAYALLQTLLDWARQQRVSRIYLGTTAKFFAAHRFYEKNGFVAIAKETLPATFPLMDVDSKFYRLLLSSARSR; this is translated from the coding sequence ATGCGTTTCCGCATCGCGGCGTACACACCGGGTCAGGAAGCGCAGATCGTCGCGTTGATTTCGTCCATCCAACGGACCGAGTTCGGCATCGACATCACGCCACAACAGCAGCCCGACTTGCAATCGATTCCGTCGTTCTATCAAACCGGCGCCGGAAATTTTTGGGTCGCATTGGCCGACAGTGCCGTCGTCGGAACCATTGCGCTGAAAGATATCGGCGCCGGCGACGCGGCGTTGCGAAAGATGTTTGTCGAGCCGCGCTGGCGTGGGCGTGATGCCGGTGTCGCGTACGCGTTGTTACAGACGCTGCTGGATTGGGCGCGACAGCAGCGAGTGTCTCGCATTTATCTTGGCACTACTGCCAAGTTTTTCGCGGCGCATCGGTTTTACGAGAAGAACGGCTTTGTTGCTATCGCTAAGGAAACGTTACCGGCGACGTTTCCGTTAATGGATGTGGATAGCAAGTTCTATCGGCTTTTGTTATCTAGCGCCCGATCCCGTTAA
- a CDS encoding Dabb family protein, producing the protein MIKHIVMWRLKESAQGNDKATNAKLIKEKLEALHGKIPGMLKLEVGIDFSATDMSGDVVLYSEFASRQALADYQAHPAHKAVMPFVAEVRRERHVVDYEV; encoded by the coding sequence ATGATCAAGCACATCGTCATGTGGCGTTTAAAAGAATCGGCGCAGGGAAATGACAAGGCCACGAACGCGAAACTCATCAAAGAGAAACTGGAAGCGTTGCACGGCAAGATTCCGGGCATGCTCAAGTTGGAAGTCGGTATCGATTTCTCGGCCACCGATATGAGCGGCGACGTCGTGCTTTACTCTGAGTTCGCGTCACGCCAAGCACTGGCGGATTATCAAGCGCACCCGGCGCACAAAGCGGTGATGCCATTCGTCGCCGAAGTCCGCCGAGAGCGGCACGTGGTCGACTATGAGGTCTAG
- a CDS encoding CHASE2 domain-containing protein, with protein MRNPSLLVRLARVVLLPFALLSERLGNRFYIGLAIVVIAVALYSVSGGHAGGMKHQAYDLIMKNRFRLPPADPDLVLIDIDEASMAAMAPEYGRWPWPRSVMAELVEGLERHKPAAIVFDIAFSDLDVDHPEADRYFRDVIAEHPQTFSAMIRLNPDNDRLSELKLSRLPGAVPLSPNAPQDATVAAVVPYFLDVLNDRRLGTNTLYTDDDGIARKYHVYRDAYGWRLFSLPANVVAALGGELPERSDILLNWRGRPLSYKTVSFYTLYTDLQKQQGAAASSDFTGKIIVIGSTAPSLFDIKPTPVSQTHPGVEILLTAIDNLKNGDYLTELPQGIYLLITIIALVALAIAFLYNVDPVWLYTLFTMMQTAFLGVAYLFLNYSTWFVDLTVPFTAAVAYFFFARFYYRAMLWRRNGHPLFSAALDPGKTCQSLLVTCRFTGTDTAAQRRAANVLQREAGLTHYGVVAARPFAAAPLLNNLHADTMLFYWLVEPAQTRAALIDLQRMLLRSFSKLQAQGLTTAAQLVLHGFHFTVDTDGRWRQTGKAAVVQGLALSTQSSRHPLTTTPEFAELWASCGDLSVPELLQNAGWCTPTLG; from the coding sequence ATGCGCAATCCGTCCTTGCTTGTGCGCCTCGCGCGCGTCGTGCTGTTGCCGTTCGCGTTGTTGTCGGAACGCTTGGGCAACCGCTTCTATATAGGCTTGGCTATCGTCGTTATCGCCGTCGCGCTCTATAGCGTCAGCGGCGGTCATGCCGGCGGCATGAAGCATCAGGCGTACGACCTGATCATGAAGAACCGCTTTCGGTTGCCGCCGGCGGATCCCGATCTGGTCTTGATCGACATCGACGAAGCGAGCATGGCGGCGATGGCGCCGGAGTACGGTCGCTGGCCGTGGCCGCGTAGTGTGATGGCCGAGCTGGTCGAAGGGTTGGAGCGCCATAAGCCGGCGGCAATCGTGTTCGATATCGCCTTCAGCGATCTCGATGTCGATCACCCCGAGGCCGATCGCTACTTTCGTGACGTCATCGCCGAGCATCCGCAAACGTTCTCCGCCATGATCCGATTGAATCCGGACAACGATCGACTCAGCGAGCTCAAATTGTCGCGCTTGCCCGGTGCCGTCCCCTTGAGTCCGAATGCGCCGCAGGATGCAACGGTTGCCGCTGTCGTGCCGTATTTTTTAGACGTGCTCAACGATCGTCGCTTGGGTACGAACACGCTCTATACCGACGACGACGGCATTGCCCGTAAGTATCATGTCTATCGCGATGCTTACGGCTGGCGGTTGTTTTCGTTGCCGGCGAATGTGGTCGCGGCGCTCGGCGGCGAATTGCCGGAGCGTTCCGACATTCTGCTGAATTGGCGCGGTCGGCCGTTGTCGTATAAAACAGTTTCGTTTTATACGCTCTATACCGACTTACAAAAACAGCAGGGCGCGGCGGCGAGCAGCGACTTTACCGGCAAGATCATTGTCATCGGTTCGACCGCGCCGTCGCTGTTCGATATCAAGCCGACACCGGTTTCGCAAACCCATCCCGGCGTCGAGATCCTGCTCACGGCCATCGACAATCTCAAGAACGGCGATTACCTCACCGAATTGCCGCAAGGCATTTACCTGCTGATCACCATCATTGCCCTAGTCGCGTTAGCAATCGCCTTTCTCTACAACGTCGATCCGGTTTGGTTGTATACGTTGTTCACGATGATGCAGACGGCGTTCCTCGGCGTGGCGTACTTGTTTCTCAACTACAGCACTTGGTTCGTCGACCTGACCGTGCCGTTCACTGCCGCTGTGGCGTACTTTTTCTTCGCTCGTTTTTATTACCGGGCGATGTTGTGGCGTCGTAACGGTCACCCGTTATTTTCCGCCGCGCTCGATCCGGGGAAAACCTGCCAGTCGTTATTGGTGACCTGCCGTTTTACCGGCACCGACACAGCGGCGCAGCGCCGTGCCGCCAATGTCTTGCAACGCGAAGCCGGGTTGACGCATTACGGGGTCGTTGCTGCCCGGCCGTTTGCAGCGGCGCCGCTGCTCAACAATCTGCATGCGGATACGATGTTGTTCTATTGGCTGGTCGAGCCGGCGCAGACGCGTGCGGCACTGATCGATTTGCAGCGGATGTTGCTGCGCAGCTTCAGCAAGTTGCAAGCGCAGGGATTAACAACGGCGGCGCAGCTCGTATTACATGGTTTTCATTTCACCGTCGACACCGACGGCCGCTGGCGCCAGACCGGCAAGGCAGCGGTGGTGCAAGGCTTGGCGCTATCGACGCAGTCGAGTCGCCATCCCCTTACAACGACCCCGGAGTTTGCCGAGCTCTGGGCCAGTTGCGGCGATCTGTCCGTTCCCGAGTTATTACAAAACGCTGGCTGGTGTACACCGACGTTGGGTTAG
- a CDS encoding SH3 domain-containing protein gives MNRLRHYFVIAALLLAAGVTIASVHAATSTPKATATTKMAPTPGTTRRETEFKDKPAIDAKTLKRLPANAPLTIIDRSGGWYKVLSAGRPGWVRLLHVSSQPAHGGNAQDLEAVAKLATGRAGSGNIVSTTGIRGLNEEQLRTAQPNPEELKKLESYTASKEQAADYARKQRLARHDVPYLPESP, from the coding sequence ATGAATCGGTTACGACATTATTTCGTTATCGCTGCGCTGCTGCTAGCGGCAGGCGTGACCATCGCGTCGGTGCACGCGGCCACGTCAACGCCGAAAGCGACCGCTACCACGAAGATGGCACCGACGCCGGGAACGACGCGGCGCGAGACCGAGTTCAAAGACAAACCTGCTATCGATGCTAAGACCCTCAAGCGGTTGCCGGCCAATGCGCCGCTCACCATCATCGACCGCAGCGGCGGTTGGTACAAAGTGCTGAGCGCCGGTCGCCCGGGCTGGGTCAGACTGCTGCACGTCAGCAGCCAACCGGCGCATGGCGGCAACGCCCAAGATCTCGAAGCGGTCGCGAAGCTGGCCACCGGCCGTGCCGGCAGCGGCAATATCGTTTCCACCACCGGCATTCGCGGCTTGAATGAAGAGCAATTACGCACGGCGCAACCAAATCCCGAAGAGCTGAAGAAGCTCGAGAGTTACACCGCCAGCAAGGAGCAGGCGGCCGACTACGCACGCAAGCAGCGCTTGGCACGACACGATGTGCCGTATCTGCCGGAGTCGCCATGA
- a CDS encoding M48 family metalloprotease → MKHWLRVVVAILGLTQIAGASADNLRSKLLEKIPSSKQLLLALTPEDEVRVGEQIAANLLGVAPLVNDEPLQRYVNTVGRWLASQSERPDLPWRFGVIESADVNAFAAPGGHVLITRGLYASLSDEAELAGVLAHEIAHITERHHIDLMRKTVLLEESRDAIEKQTKGNKEELLKRLVGNGAEIFARGLDKKAEFEADRHAIVLSARAGYNPYGLPAVLQKIGSVANSDDRVQLLFKTHPLPEERLRQLDSAMGSAFYQYERPNTGGRLYPLR, encoded by the coding sequence ATGAAACACTGGCTGCGTGTCGTTGTCGCAATTCTCGGATTGACGCAGATCGCCGGTGCGTCCGCCGACAATCTGCGCTCGAAGCTGCTCGAAAAAATTCCGAGCTCCAAGCAATTGCTGTTGGCACTGACGCCGGAGGACGAAGTACGCGTCGGCGAACAGATTGCCGCCAATCTACTCGGCGTGGCGCCGCTCGTTAACGACGAACCACTGCAGCGTTACGTGAACACGGTCGGCCGTTGGCTCGCATCGCAAAGCGAGCGTCCGGATTTGCCGTGGCGCTTCGGCGTCATCGAATCGGCCGACGTCAACGCCTTCGCCGCGCCCGGCGGTCACGTGCTGATCACGCGCGGCCTCTATGCCAGCTTGAGCGACGAAGCCGAGCTCGCCGGCGTGTTAGCACACGAGATCGCCCACATCACCGAGCGCCATCACATCGATCTGATGCGCAAGACCGTATTGCTGGAAGAAAGCCGCGACGCGATCGAGAAGCAAACGAAGGGTAATAAAGAGGAATTGCTGAAGCGCTTGGTCGGCAACGGCGCCGAGATCTTCGCCCGCGGCTTGGACAAGAAGGCCGAGTTCGAGGCCGACCGCCATGCGATCGTGCTCAGCGCCCGCGCCGGCTACAACCCGTATGGCTTGCCGGCGGTACTGCAAAAGATCGGCAGCGTCGCCAACAGCGACGACCGCGTACAGTTGTTGTTCAAGACCCATCCGTTGCCGGAAGAACGGCTGCGCCAGCTCGACAGCGCCATGGGATCGGCGTTCTATCAATACGAGCGCCCGAATACGGGTGGTCGGCTTTATCCTCTGCGGTAG
- a CDS encoding exonuclease — protein MNKPIEIYVSTDIEADGPIPGPHSMLSFASVAYLADKTELQTFSANLETLPGATVDPRTAEWWKNFPEAWAACRKDTRSPEVVMPEYLKWLQALPGTPIFLGWPANWDFMWIYWYLVRFTGERPFRENALDVRSYAMGMRKSTFRQTSRTYLPKRWFDERPHTHVALDDALEQGTLFCNMYAENLRGSGPEG, from the coding sequence ATGAACAAACCTATCGAAATCTACGTCAGCACCGATATCGAAGCCGACGGCCCGATCCCCGGACCGCATTCCATGCTGAGCTTCGCCTCGGTCGCCTACTTGGCCGACAAGACCGAGCTGCAAACCTTTAGCGCTAATCTAGAGACGCTGCCCGGCGCAACGGTCGATCCGCGCACCGCCGAGTGGTGGAAAAATTTCCCCGAGGCGTGGGCCGCGTGCCGTAAAGATACGCGGTCGCCGGAAGTGGTGATGCCGGAATATTTGAAGTGGCTGCAAGCGTTGCCCGGTACACCGATCTTCCTCGGCTGGCCGGCCAACTGGGACTTCATGTGGATCTATTGGTACCTGGTTCGCTTCACCGGCGAACGCCCGTTCCGCGAGAACGCGCTCGACGTGCGTTCGTACGCCATGGGCATGCGCAAATCGACCTTCCGCCAAACCTCACGCACGTATTTGCCGAAGCGCTGGTTCGACGAACGCCCGCATACGCATGTCGCGCTCGACGATGCACTGGAGCAGGGCACATTGTTCTGCAATATGTATGCGGAGAACCTGCGCGGCTCCGGTCCGGAAGGCTAA
- the msrA gene encoding peptide-methionine (S)-S-oxide reductase MsrA translates to MRTIIRFIIIAIGGLFALAAVATESSNGSTKTPAIAIFAGGCFWCMQPPFDKLAGVASTTVGYTGGQKPNPTYQEVSAGGSGHQESIQIAFDPAKISYRQLLDVYWHNIDPLDSGGQFCDHGDSYRAVIFYGDDEQKRMAEASKADIEKTLGRSVVTAILPAREFYAAEDYHQSYYQKNPLRYKYYRYRCGRDQRLEQVWGKAAAAH, encoded by the coding sequence ATGCGAACCATTATTCGTTTCATCATTATTGCTATCGGCGGGTTGTTCGCGTTGGCGGCGGTAGCTACCGAGTCATCCAACGGCAGTACCAAGACACCTGCTATCGCTATTTTCGCCGGTGGTTGCTTCTGGTGTATGCAACCACCGTTCGACAAACTTGCCGGCGTGGCATCGACCACCGTCGGCTACACCGGTGGACAAAAACCGAACCCGACTTACCAAGAAGTTTCCGCCGGCGGTAGCGGACATCAGGAGTCGATACAGATCGCTTTCGATCCCGCCAAGATTAGTTATCGCCAACTACTCGATGTGTATTGGCACAACATCGATCCGCTCGACAGCGGCGGCCAATTTTGCGATCACGGGGATTCCTATCGCGCGGTGATTTTTTATGGCGACGATGAGCAGAAACGGATGGCCGAGGCATCGAAAGCGGACATCGAGAAGACGCTCGGTCGCAGCGTCGTCACCGCGATTCTGCCGGCGCGCGAGTTCTACGCTGCCGAGGACTATCACCAGAGTTACTATCAGAAAAATCCGCTGCGGTATAAGTACTACCGCTACCGCTGCGGACGCGATCAGCGACTCGAGCAGGTGTGGGGTAAGGCCGCGGCGGCGCACTGA